The segment CTGTTTTGAATACACCATCTGTAAGGACTTGGCACCAAATATGGACTTCCTactagtttaaaaaatatatatatatatttttttttttacatgtatccAGTGCATCATTGTTCCCATGGTTATACAGTGGAAATAAATGGTACAGTTTGTCCTCATGTTTCCATTGTTCCTTGTCAAAGAGACTGTAGGAGAGTAGGGAACAAAACAATTTATCACTCATGGAGAGGACATGATTTTTCATGTAATACTGGTCAAATAATCACTCAATATACATGTAATTTGGGAGTAACAATGTAATAAAAACCAATACAACAATATGATTGACAAAATATAATATTGGAATCTACTATCTAGAAATCTACTACTGGCATATTACTCATTTAGTCCATACTTTCGGTCCATTTCCACAAGGAAGCGCGTCTTTTGGCAACCCTAGGTCGCTGTATCCGTGGCTTTGTATTGGGGTTTCCAACCATTTTGCAGGTTTTCTAATTGGTTGCTTTCAAGGCCTTTCCTGCAGGTTTAGGGGCTTTGTAGCCTGTTTTTTGGACCTTGGCTGGTGATTATGATGCTTGTCCTGCTGGTTTGTGGCTTTTGCCTACATGTTTTGGTCTATCTATTTCCCTTTGACCTTTTCCTACAACTTTTGTCCTTGCTAGCTGGTTTAGGTGTTTTTCCTGTTGGTTTAGTAGTTTTTGCTCCTGGTTTCACAGCTTTTCCTGCTGGTTTAGTAGTTTTTGCTCCTGGTTTCACAGCTTTTCCTGCTGGTTTAGTAGTTTTTGCTCCTGGTTTCACAGCTTTTCCTGTTGGTTTCAAGGCCTTTCCTTGCTCTGCTGCTGGCTTCAAAATTCCTTTTTTCTGCTTGGTCCTCTGGGCTGCTGCACGTTCTCTCTGCTTGGCTCTCGACTGCTGCACGGTCTCTCATGGCTCTTGTCTTAATTCTCTTCTCATTTGTCAGTTTCTGTAGTTTTTAGGtcaggagatgagagagaaacaTCTGCATAATTCAAAATTCACAAATACCTGGTTAAGTGGTTTGACAGTGAATTATGCACCATTTGCTTCCTACTCAGTTGAAATGAGCCAGTGGAAAATCAAACTGCCAACGAGCTAAAACAAAAACCACCATTGACAAAAATGTATTAATCAAACAGTTACCTTGTTGAGTTTAAATGACCCAGATGCACCAGTCTGCACCAGTGTCTCCTTCCTCACCAGGCCTTTCACAGCTAAGTTCACACGGGTGTTGTTCTTGGTGACATCATAGCCACCAGCAGCCAGGGCATGCTTGAGGTCCACCATGGAGATGCCACCCCGGTGCTTGCACTGGGAGACTACCCGAAGGATGAGCTGGGAGACCCGGGCAGTCACATGCCATCGTTGGTTTTGGgtgcaggtgtaacagtataactttaaaccgtcccctcgccccgacacgggcgcgaaccagggaccctctgcacacatcaacaacagtcaaccaggaagcctcgttacccatcgctccacaaaagccgcggcccttgcaaagcaaggggcaacactacttaagtctcagagcaagtgacgtaactgattgaaatgctactagcgcgcacccgctaactagctagccatttcacatccgttacacaggtGCAGCCTCTGCTTGGTACTTGAAGAGACGAACTGGGGTCGCTGGATACAGATCGACGAGATGAAGATGGGGATACACTCATTGGTTATGAAATATTTTAATTGACATAAACATCAAATACTTAAAAATTGCTTTTTGAAAATCATGAAGTAATGAAGAATGTGCTCTCAGAAGGATGGGGGCAGTGTAGCAACCTTGATCCAATACCTAGTACCCTCGTCAAAATGTGCCGATCTCTTCGTGTAACAGCTAGGAGTTGACAGATGCCATCCTGGCCCCGGTTCCCAGGTAACGTTAGCATCCACATCTAGCCCACACCGGGCCAGAGGTTTGTCAAAGACAGAAACTCTGTGGGTTTGTGCTACCTGGGAATGGGGGCAACCCCCCCGAATTTTCTACAATATGATGAGCAAGCAAATATTGAACAAGCTAAAGTAGCTAGCTAGATCACTCACTTGGCAAAGGCACCTTTTCGTTTCCTGTAACATTATTTTTTTCTTTGATTGCACGCTTCAATAGCTGACCCAAACGTCTAGCCCCTGCTTTCCCAAGGCCCCGACCACCTGGGTTTTTTATTGGCTTCGTTTGCTGCTTCACCGGCGACTTGACCGGTGGTTTTACTGGCGGTTTACGTTTAACTTTCTCTTGTCCTCTGTTGATTACTGTAACTGTTCCCTTTGATTCTATGTTAActttcccttttctctctcgTTTGACATCTTTCTTTTTGCGGTCGTTTCTATGCATATCTTTGATTACAAGTTGTGCTCGAGCAGATAACAAAGTAAagatagctagttaacgttactaTATTTGGTTAAACAGTGAGTTGGGAAAGTGGGATACGTTAGCGATCGAAATGACAACGTTGTatcaatttcaatttacaaaaaacaaCAATTTCAGTTTTCAAACGGTCGTtcaaaacaaaaacatattttttttaaacggtcGTTCGATAATTAACTTGAACGCGGGACAGGTCACCAGAAGCAAGAAAACTAACAAGCCTGCAACCTACATACAGTCGTGgcgaaaagttttgagaatgacacaaatatacattttcacaaattctgctgcctcagtttgtatgatggcaatttgcatatactccagactgttacgaagagtgatcagatgaattgcatcatttgccatgcaaatgaactgaatcccccaaaaacatttccactgcatttcagccctgccacaaaaggaccagatgacatgtcagtgattctctcgttaacacaggtgtgagtgttgacgaggacaaggctggagatcactctgtcgtgctgattgagttcgaataacagactggaagcttcaaaaagaGGGTGGTGTtcggaatcattgttcttcctctgtcaaccatggttacctgcaaggaaacacgtgccttcatcattgctttgcaaaaaagggcttcacaggcaaggatattgctgccagtaagattgcacctaaatcaacaatttatcggatcatcaagaacttcaaggagagcggttcaattgttgtgaagaaggattcagggcgcccaagaaagtccagcaagcgccagaccgtctcctaaagttgattcagctgcgggatcgggacaTCACcattacagagcttgctcaggaatggcagcaggcaggtgtgagtacatctgcacgcacagtgaggcaaagacttttggaggatggcctggtgtcaagaagggcagcaaagaagccacttctctccaggaaaaacatcagggacagactgatattctgcaaaaggtacagggatttgactgctgaggactggggtaaagtcattttctctgatgaatcccctttcggATTGtgtggggcatctggaaaaaagcttgtccggagaagacaaggtgagcgctcccatcagtcctgtgtcagaccttaatcccattgagaacttgtggtcaatcctcaagaggcgggtggacaaacaaaaaccctaaaattctgacaaactccaagaattgattatgcaagaatgggctgccatcagtcaggatgtggcccagaagttaattgacagcatgccagggcggattgcagagctcttgaaaaagaagggtcaacactgcaaatattgactctttgcatcaacttcatgtaattgtcaataaaagcccttgacacttatgaaatgcatgtaattatacttcagtattccgtAGTAAcctctgacaaaaatatctaaagacgctgaagcagcaaactttgtggaaattaatatttgtgtcattctcaaaacttttggccacaactctACACTGTTGGTTTGAGCCAGCTACTTACTGCCCGCAAAGCTTAGGTGTGTGAATTTGTGGTTGTGTGGTGCTTGGTTGGTATTTGCTGTTCTTTGTACCAGGTAATTCACACTTTAAGAaatcttttaaatgttttattttgtgaGACATTCGTTTTTCTACATTATTTTCGTTCCCTTGaacacggaacaaaaatataaacgcaacgtgcaacaatttaaaagatttttagttacagttcatataaggaaataagtcaattgaaataaaatcattaggccctaatctatggatttcacataactgggaatacatatatgcatcggttggtcacagatacctaatAAAAAAGTAGGAGCCTGGATCTGGGTCTGAATCTGAatgtttgaatgaatgttgtcccactcctcttcgatGGCTGTGCAAAAtttctggatattggtgggaactggaacatgttgtacacgttgatccagagcatcccaaacatgctcaatgggtgacatgtttggTGAGTATGCAGCCAGACCAAGGAAGAACAGGAACATTTTCATCTTGATGTGACGACtttggatgaatggcacgacattgagcctcaggatctcgtcacggtacctctgtgcattcaaattgccaatgATTAAATGCAATTGTTTTCACTGTCTGAAGCTTATGCCTGCcaacaccataaccccaccacaaaggggcactgttcacaacgttgacatcagtaaaccgctcgcccacacgacgccacacactctgtctgccatctgccaggtacagttgaaaccgggattcatccatgaagagcacacttctccagcaagccagtggccatcgaaggtgatgATGCTGAACTGCAGGACTACAATTACGTGGATGAGCTTccctttctgacagtttgtgcagaaattctttggttgtgcaaacacactttgatcagctgtccgggtggctggtcgcAGACcattccgcaggtgaagaagccagatgtgaaggtcctgggttggcgtagtttcacgtggtctgtggttgtgaggccggttggacatactgattCTCTAAAACCACTATGGagccggcttatggtagagaaattaacattaaaaccTCTCGTaacagctctggttgacattcctgcagtcagcatgctaattgcatgCTACCTCAACTTGagtcatctgtggcattgtgttatgtgacaaaactgcacatttattgtccccagcataagaTGCATCCGTGTAATgctcatgctatttaatcagcttcttgatatgccacatctttgaggtggatggattatcttggcaaagtagaaagGCTCACTGACAGGGATATAAATCAATGTATGCACAATTTGAGATAAATACTtttttggaacatttctgtgatattttatttcagtttcaAAATgtccaaattattattttttaaatcctaattgaatattgtatgtgtatgtatattacTGCAAATATTGATCACATTCCTTTTGTATgatcatatattttgatacattgaatgttaatATTGTGAACCTATGTTATACATTTTACCTCCTGTTTaaggaagtgatgtcactgagtactagccctatatataggaccttccaccccACCTGGGATATGGATACCTGATGAAGATTTAAGGGTCGAAACGTTGTTATAAATAAATATCACATGGGAGCATGCGCAGCAGTGTGTGGCCTTTTCCTATCTATCTATTTTCATCAGCTCATGAAAAATAAGACCAacgctttacatgttgcgtttctatttttgttcagtatataatcgAAAAAGGTTGATTATTCTCAATGATCATCAATGCCCCAGGGAAATAACACATTAACATTATTGGGACAATGCATCCAACTGAACATTTTTCACATAGGTCTACACGAAACGAGTAAAGTTTATTTTCAGTTTGGATGTAAAAGAGTCAGAATATGTCCAACCTACTTCCAGAGTTTGAAAACTCTGTGCTCCGTGTGTAAAGATTAGCGTTTTGCCTTCGTATATGACATGCGCCGGAAACGCATGTTTGTTTCTTCCGGGAATCAACCTTCGCTCGAAAAAAAAAACCACGTGCGTAAATTTAATCTGTAAACTGGAATCAAGGATCGAATAAATACATTATACTTTAACTATTGCAAAGGTACGTTTTGGAGAGTTGTCGTAATTGTTTGTGCCATACACAAGTGAATGAACAAGTCATGGTGACGGATTTGCACTGCGTATGAGATACCAAATTCCAGCTAACTAACATTCTTTACTGCTCATAGCAACCTCATGAGATGAACGTTGGTTTGTCTCTAGAATGCAACTCGTCTGTTTTTAACTGAAGTCAATGTGTCGTtacctaacgttagctaattaCCAACAAATCGTCATGCTTGAATATTAGGGGGATACCATTGATGGATAACGGTAACATGCTTGGAAATGTGTACTAACGATTAGCAGTTGTCAACTAAATAGCTAGATAACTACGTAACATTCTTATGACAATAATGCCGACTTGGCATATGAAAAGGACGTTCCACGTATTATAATAACTAACGTTACATATAACACCGTGGTGTTAGAGACGTCAACTTTTTTTCAATTTCACATTGCTTTTTATTTCTCTGGTCAGAGTTAAGAGGTGATATGTTCTTAGGAACATTTTCAATAAACACTTCAAGTTTAGCTGATTTGTCGTTAATTATAATTGTGTTATTTGCAACATTCTTGGAACAGATTCTGAGCAACATGTTACTGAGAATATAGCTAGCTACCATCTTTCAGAGCTGCCATCAGTGCATAGTTAGTGACTACCTTCATCACATTCTGATCCTATGCCTTAGTGTGTAAATCCAACATGATCATGAGCTATGTCTTCTCTCCAGACTACCTGTGTAGGTGTCAGTCATGGGCAGGAAGTTGGATCCCACCACTTATGTGAAGAAGGGGCCGGGGCGGAAGTCCAGGAAGCAGAAAGGAGCAGAGACTGAGCTGGCCAAGTTCTTAACGGATGGTGAGAGGGATGCTATTATAACATACAGCTTCTAAAGAGCTGAAGACATGCTCAGTATAACTTCACTTGCTGGGAGTACAGTGGCACTAAAGCAAAGATGCATGACTGGGAATGAGACATGAAGCTTTATAGGTTGATGCTCACTAAATAACTGCTTGTCATTTGCAGAGGATACTGCACCAAAACGACTGTCAAGCAGGTCCAGGAAAAGGTCTGTTTGTAATCTTTTGGATGTTATGTTGTCAATCCCTTTTTAAATCACTAATGTAGTGTCACACACTTTTGCTGAAGATGAAGATGATGTTTTGTAGAGCTGGGAAGCGAGCTCAAGTGACCAAAAAGCCCAAGGAAACCATCGAGAAGGAGGAGCCAAAAAAAGGTAAGTTACTGTTAATTCGTTAGCCATGGGGGGGGTAAGTCGCCCTAGTCCATGTGGATCCAGAGTCAGACATCCCCATCCATTCACTGTGTTCTCAATACAATAGTCATGAATGTCTATGGGGATTTAATTGGTTTGTTTCCCCTGTTCTCAAGGATTCACAGATGAAAATAGTGAATGGCTGAAGCCAGCAAAGAGGAAGCGTGAGGTCGGCCAATCAGATAACGAGGAAGACAGTGACAGCCAATGGGAGCAGGAAGAGGACGAGGGACAAGAGGGAGCGGAGAACAGTAAAGGGAAAAAACTGCTAATTGAGggagatggtgatgatgatgatgacctgGTTGATGACTACGGTGCATTGGAGGACagcagtgaaggagaggaggtatGTGAAATTATTCACTGAATTTATGCACACAGGACATGTTCTAAATAGCAAAACAATGTTCGTCCTTCAAAGTTCTTACTGTTCTTTAGCAAGGTGCTGAATCTTTGTCTGTTGAATCATCTGTTCCttactcctctcttcatccctcattCAGCTGCTCCCCATCGAGCGAGCTGCCAGGAAGCAGAAGAAGCTGCAGGAAGCCATGGGCCAGgagagtgatgatgatgatgatgataatgatgataagGGGAAGAGTGGAGATGAAGACATGGATGAAGATGGCACGGTACAGGCTAATTTAGATGAGATGGACAAATTCATACTACCTGGAGCAGAGGAGATAGCAAAAGAGGGTGAGTTTAGACCTTAGATttgtacttttttttattttattttttagattTGACAGATATGCTTTTTGTTATGCCAGTTTACACATTGCTACATGTTCTTTATCAGTGCCTGTGGACTCCATCTGTAGTGAGTTTCTTTCTCTCCTGTGATTGCAGGCGTTTTGCTTGTAGACCTGCAGACCATCCACCAGAGAATAAAGGACAACGTGGATGTTCTCTCTCACTTTGCAAccaagagggaggaggggaaagagagaacagagtacctctctctcctcaaaaAGGATCTTTCTACTTACTACAGCTACAACAATTTCCTCATTGACAAACTGCTGGATATTTTCCCAGTGTCAGAGGTATGTGTCATTGCTTTGTTCTCCCAAAtgtcatagaaacacaaaatgaaCAGGAATCTATGGAAGGTTACGTTTTGTTGTAACGGTTTTGTCATCATGCTGAACTTAAGACTTCCCTCTTTTTATGTGCTTTGTAGCTGATTGATTTCCTGGAGGCCAATGAAATTCAGCGACCTGTCACCATTCGGACCAATACACTGAAGACAAGGAGGAGGGACTTGGCTCAGGTAACAAATCTCTTTCAACTTGGATCAAATAAAGGTGCCCCAAATCCACCCCTACCCCCTAGGCATGTGTGTTTCTCTGAAAGGATTAAGACTAAGGGTCAATTTGGAATTGACCAAAGGATAATAGGATGATATTAGTAATACCTGTTCCTCTGCCAGACTGACTGAGTGACATGTATGTTGTTTGTCCCAGGCCCTGATTAACAGAGGGGTGAATCTGGATCCTCTGGGGAAGTGGTCTAAAGTGGGCCTGGTCATTTTTGACTCCTCGGTACCCATAGGTCAGTACCAGCACACTCCAACCTTTTATATTTGTATGAAAGATTAGAATGTTAATTCTCTATTTACTACTGTTATCCTGCTTTCTGTGTGTTATGAGTAAGTATACATGAATTGATGAGTGTTTACCCTAGTTGTGTTTTCCCGTTCCCAGGTGCAACCCCAGAGTACCTGGCTGGTCACTACATGCTGCAGGGAGCCTCCAGCTTCCTGCCTGTCATGGCTCTCTCTCCCCAGGAGGGGGAGACTGTGCTCGACATGAGCTCAGCTCCTGGGGGAAAGACCACCTATATGGGTGAGGATGTTAAAAATGAGAGTTGAATGACAATGATCACAATACTGTTTACTGCTGTTGGTCTCTACGATTAGCCTAACAATCAAGGGCAGCCTTTCTTGTGTTGCGACATGGGAGTTAGAATAGAAGAAAACATCATTTTGACATTTGGCTGTGCAGCAGCTGTTTTTCTCTTGCTATGTCAGTcaataaccacgtttccatccacagtttttatgggAGTAAAGTCATAATGTATAAAATTATATAAATATATTACTGTTAATGCCGACATAATTTCTTCggtcgacatggtgggatctttttgtgtctgtaaaattaattatgtgagaaatggcggtggaaacgtgactcgggaaaccatgcaaTTTATTAGTCTACAGGTGAAAaaagtggtgaaagtgcacggtgatgagcttgatgctcctctccaataaatatcaagggtcttgttctggtgacatgatgatcgatgcacgactgctgtttgacaaataaaaaattTCTTGCTTTCATCCATAAAAAAAcccatgtagactagcctaccctcACTGCATCTGAGAGCGCACGCACCAAGACCAGAATAGGCACATCAAGGGCACTGACCTCCAAGGggccccccattgattttgttagtcactcttactcagatatcatattaaaatggCGTAAGTCATGGCAaagtgtgtagaattgcaggacattaactttaaaactaaaatgttttgcctgcGAGATGGAGGAGCCCCCCAACCATATCTCGCTTAGGGCCCTCAAAAGGGGGCATGTTTTCATGCGCTTCGGTTCCAGGAAAACACTGAATTTCTTATTTGGGCCCATCCTGAAAAGATGAAGAACCCCTGATCTGGGGGCTTGACAGGCAAGACTTGTCTTTTTATTTGATTACTTATTtattgtgtatatgtgtgtgtcccaCAGCCCAGTTGAtgaggaacacaggagtgattgtgGCCAATGATGCCAGTGCTGACAGACTGAAGAGTGTGGTGGGAAACATCCACCGTCTGGGAGTCACCAACTCAATGATCTGTAACTACGACGGGAGGCAGTTCCCTAAGGTAATGAGAGGGGTTCTTGCTCTACATGCAGtttatacatgtactgtatgacacAATATAAGTATGTATGTTACACCCATTGATAGTATGTTAACCTGTTGGTTACTATATTTGCAGGTAATGGGTGGGTTTGACAGAGTGCTGCTTGATGCTCCCTGCTCAGGCACAGGAGTAATCTCCAAAGACCCTGCTGTGAAGACCAGTAAAGTGAGAAAAAAACTATTATACACTACACAGGCCTTTTAGATTTACAGTAGACACTGGCCTTTAATTACAACTTCCTGTTCATGTCTTCCTAATCCTACGTCCTGTCTCTCAGGACGAGTCTGACATCCAGCGGTTGGCCCACCTGCAGAAGGAGCTCATCCTTGCGGCCATCGACTCGGTCAATGCTGAGTCTCCCTCTGGAGGCTATGTGGTGTACTGCACATGCTCTATCATGGTGGGTACACAGTGTCACACTGATGATAAATAAACACTATCTAAGTTGAGGCTTTACTTAAAGTGAATTGCAATGATTTCTTGTATTGTAGCCTTTTTTTTGGTGCATGTACAAAATGTCTGTGATGGTTAAATTAATTTGGAGTAGAATAGTTACCTCATTGACTTTATCACCAGGTGGAGGAGAACGAGTGGGTAGTGGACTATGCTCTCAAGAAAAGAAACGTCAAACTCGTCCAGACTGGACTGGACTTTGGCAAAGAAGGTTTCACCAGGTAAAGGGGTTATAAGAACACATTATTCACATTCATCCAGATATTTACCCGTACCCCCTAACCATTTCCTCGTGCAATATGAATAAATATATTTCCTCCATTTAGATTCAAAGAGAGACGATTCCATCCCTCTCTGAAACTCTCACGCCGGTTCTATCCTCATTCCCACAACATGGACGGTTTCTTTGTGGCCAAGCTGAAAAAGTTCTCCAACACGGTCCCAACCACAGCAGTTGACAAAGGTAAAGTAGATGTCATCTTGGATCTACTAAACCACAATGCTTTGTCCAGTGTCATGGTAACACCACTTGTGTTTATATAAAACTAACACCCTGTTATTGTCACTATTCCAGACGGAGAAGAGGAAACCGAGCCatctgaggcagtagaggttacaGCTGATTCCTCTGATGAGGACGGGCCATCTAAAGCAGGGTCCAAAAACAAGTCCAAGAAGCAGAAGCAAGTCCCTGGCAAGCCAGCTGTGTCACAGAAGGCCACAGCCAACAGGAAGCTAGCCAAAAGCATCGGCAAGAAAACAACAAACCCAAGCACCTTGAAAAAGAGTGAGAAACCAACCGGGCCGAAAAAGGCAAAGATCGCTAAGATGGATGGTGGGACTGTGAAAGTGGACGGAGAGCTCAAGAAGtccaacacagtcaaaacagaaGGGGAGACGACCAAAGAATCAAAGGAAGGGAGCAGGTTTGAGAAAAAACGCGATAAACCAAGGAAATCCCCCATGCAGAGCAAGAAGAGAATGGGGAAGAACAAATTCAATAAGTTGAAGAAGCTGCTAAAAAAAGAAGAGGTTGGACAATGAACATGTATAAGATGTTTATGAAAATTAAGACTAATTATTTTGCAGTTGTCACTAGTCAGAGAGGTCTAATTGTCATAACAGATAAGTAATTTTCACAAGAGCTGAGCATGTTAGGATAAATATTGCCTCCCTCCGGACTGAAAATCACTGCAGCAGGCCCTCCATTTGAGGGCCCTGAGCCCCTGCCCCCTTTGGAGTAGGTAGATGTTGTCCCTAACCACACAGATACTAGATCAGATATTTTTAATGGCCCTCGTGGATGATTGGTTCTAGGTTAGGAATatggtaatctgatcctagatctgtggttgaGGGTGAAGTTTTCACATTTTATTCCTTCCTTGCAATGTTATCTGTTTGGTTTAATTACATTTTGTGTCTTTTGATCAAATTGATATGTATTGTAAAGACTAATCCTTGAGACAATAAAATTTCTCAGATTGTTTGCCATATACACCCATCTTGTGTTTATTTGTATATTACTGCAGTATTGTTGGCTGTGTATGACATCAAATATGTTATTAGATCGTTTTCATTAACAGTACGTTTAATCAATTACATGCAGTCTCTGACGCAGTGCAAATACAATATCCTTATGCATTATCGATTGATATTAAAATACCGGTACTTAGATTTGATTTCGGATCAAACCAAAGAACTCGTCTTCGCCGGAAGTTGTGTTGTTTACATTTTCCAAGATGGCGGCGGGAATGTATTTGGAACACTATTTGGACAGTGAGTTAATTTTCTATTATTTAAAAGATTTAAAGATAAAAATCTGCTAATGTTTTCAGTAGTTTAGCTGTCAATTTGAATTTCTCTGCATGTTTAGTCAATGCATTGCAAGAAGGAATGCTTTATTTGGAAAATTAGGccgctagctacctagctaagcaACACCAACGGTCGTTTCGCATGCTAGGCAGCAGCCTAGCTAGAGTATCATCACAAATTGAAGATACATTTGTTATACCAATAGTTTGTATTATTAATGAATATTAATCAGTCAAAAAAGTTAATGATTGTTCATTTCTCATCACAGGCATAGAGAACCTGCCATTTGAACTGCAGAGGAACTTCAATTTGATGAGGGACTTGGATCAACGTACAGAGGGTGAGAAATAACAACTGTTACCGACCAATTCACTACTCTGCAGAGTATGTGTGAACCATGTTTACAATGCATAATAAAGTAGCAGTCATCCCACCCACAAGTTGTGCATTTGAATTGCCCATGATGAATGTATGCAAATGAAATCTGTCTAGCCTTCATAATTACCAGGAATAAAGAACATTCATGTCCACGGTCCTCAACAATTTACCATTCAATGATCTGCTAATCTTCCAACATCGTCAGGTCATATAGACCAAAAACTGCACAACAATTCTGTGAGGCGTCTTTACATAGCAGTACTTTGTTGGGATTTCTTAGATCCATTCATACCTGTAAAAGCCTTAGATACACAtacttcatttaaaaaaatgcatGTTATGTGGAAGCAAGTGACATAGTAACACACATCACATAAGGCTGATATTCTCAGACCAGTGACATCAATAAAATTGCTTATCCAAACTTCTCACCCAACCCATCTGTTTTTCTCTCAGATCTAAAGGGGCAGATAGACT is part of the Salvelinus fontinalis isolate EN_2023a chromosome 6, ASM2944872v1, whole genome shotgun sequence genome and harbors:
- the LOC129857201 gene encoding probable 28S rRNA (cytosine-C(5))-methyltransferase; translated protein: MGRKLDPTTYVKKGPGRKSRKQKGAETELAKFLTDEDTAPKRLSSRSRKRAGKRAQVTKKPKETIEKEEPKKGFTDENSEWLKPAKRKREVGQSDNEEDSDSQWEQEEDEGQEGAENSKGKKLLIEGDGDDDDDLVDDYGALEDSSEGEELLPIERAARKQKKLQEAMGQESDDDDDDNDDKGKSGDEDMDEDGTVQANLDEMDKFILPGAEEIAKEGVLLVDLQTIHQRIKDNVDVLSHFATKREEGKERTEYLSLLKKDLSTYYSYNNFLIDKLLDIFPVSELIDFLEANEIQRPVTIRTNTLKTRRRDLAQALINRGVNLDPLGKWSKVGLVIFDSSVPIGATPEYLAGHYMLQGASSFLPVMALSPQEGETVLDMSSAPGGKTTYMAQLMRNTGVIVANDASADRLKSVVGNIHRLGVTNSMICNYDGRQFPKVMGGFDRVLLDAPCSGTGVISKDPAVKTSKDESDIQRLAHLQKELILAAIDSVNAESPSGGYVVYCTCSIMVEENEWVVDYALKKRNVKLVQTGLDFGKEGFTRFKERRFHPSLKLSRRFYPHSHNMDGFFVAKLKKFSNTVPTTAVDKDGEEETEPSEAVEVTADSSDEDGPSKAGSKNKSKKQKQVPGKPAVSQKATANRKLAKSIGKKTTNPSTLKKSEKPTGPKKAKIAKMDGGTVKVDGELKKSNTVKTEGETTKESKEGSRFEKKRDKPRKSPMQSKKRMGKNKFNKLKKLLKKEEVGQ